A window of Dehalogenimonas sp. WBC-2 genomic DNA:
ACCGGCAAGCGGTTAAGAGAATCTGGACACTGTTTGTATCAAGCAGGTTTTTGTACCGTTAGAAGCACTAAAAGGATTCAATTAGTATTTTATTAAGGAGTATCTTTCTATGTGGCATATTACTCAGTTAGCGCTTAGAAGCAGAATTATTACCATGCTGTTGGCGCTGGTCATCGCCGGAGCCTCTGTCTGGGCGTTTATGGGGCTCAAGGTGGAACTGATGCCCGATATCAGTTTACCTTATACGACTATTGTAACGGTTTACCCTCAAGCTACCTCAGACGTGGTGGCGAATGAAGTTACCGCACCCATCGAACAACTTGTGTGGGATGAGTGGTCGGCAAAAGGTTTAAAGCATGTTACATCCACCTCTTCCGTAGGTATGTCCCTGGTCATGGCTGAGTTTGAGTACGGCACAGACATGGTGGCGGTAGAAAACAGCCTTAATGAAGGTCTCAGCAAGCTCAGCTTACCTGAGGCAGTTATCAATTTTGCCGCGATGATGGGAGCTGACGTTAAAAATCCGCAGATTATTCCTATCAATATGAATATATTGCCGATGGTGGAACTGAGTCTGTATGGAGACCTGCCGCCGGACCAGCTCAAACAGATTGCCGATACTCAGATAGTGCCTGTGCTGGCTCAGGTAGAAGGGGTGCTTCGAATAGATACCGAGGGTGGGGAAAAAGACTATATAGTAATTTCTCCCGACCCGGAGAAGATGAATCAGTACGGCATCACTGTAGCTCAGATTGCCGGAATTCTTGGCAGCAACTATTCCTCACTAAGTGATGTTGAAAATATTTCTCTTGGTATAGATGATGTTAAACTGTCCGATGTGGCCACTGTCAGCCTGAGTCCATCGCCATCTTCAGCTATAACCCGCACCAATGGCCGATCAAGTGTAGGCATATCGGTGGTAAAAACAGATTCAGCCAACACTGTGGACACCGCAAAGGCAATAAATGCCAAGGTGGTCGAATTACAGGGTATCCTGGGTGACGAAATCACAATCACCACGGTTTTTGATCAATCTGATTTCATAAACGACAGTATCGGTCAGCTTGAAGAAAAAGCCATCGTCGGCGGCGTGCTGGCCGTGCTGGTAGTATTTCTCTTCCTGTGGGCAGTCCGTGCCTCAGTGATAGCCGCTATTTCTATTCCTCTTAGTATCTTTTTCGGCTTTCTGTGCATGAATTTGGCCGGGATTACTCTGAATATACTGACCTTGAGTGCCATGACAATAGCTGTTGGGCGGCTAATTGACGACAGTATTGTGATAATAGAAGTAATTTACCGCCGCATGCGTGAAGGAGAAAACTTCAAAGATGCAGCTATCGGCGGAGCCAAAGAGGTAGCAACTCCGATTACCGCCGCAACGCTGGCTACGGTGGCTATCTTTGCACCGCTTATGTTCGTCGGCGGTATTGTGGGCGAGATGTTCATTCCCTTTGGCCTGACAGTAACCTTCGCAATGCTGGCTTCTCTACTAGTCGCCTTAACGCTGATCCCGGTATTATCCAAGTGGCTTATAGGTCCCAAGCATAAGATAGTTAAGGCACAGGACAATTGGTATCAGAAAACCTATATTAGGGCATTGAAATGGACGCTTGGGCATCGTATTACCGTGGTGACGGCGGCAGTGGTGCTGTTGATAGGTAGTGCTGGCCTCATTCCTATGATTGGTACCTCATTCATGTCTGGCGCATTTGGCGAGGAGACCATCACCATAAGTATCTCTTTGCCGAATACGGCTGATCTCAACGCTACCGATGCTGTTACTGCCAAGGTAGAAGCGTTGCTCAGTCAGAACCCGGCGGTCAGGAGTTTTGACTCAACCATCGGCACTTCTACCACCTCATTGGCCGGTATCATGAGCGCGTCTCAAGGGGGGGGCGGATCCAATACGGCAACGATCACTGTTTATCTGAAGCCTGACGCGGATATGGAACAAGAAGTAGCCGCAATAAGCCTTGCCAGTCAGGGTATTGAGGAAAACGAATTTATCTTCATAAATTCTGGTTCCGGGGGTGGAATGGGTGGGATGACCGGTTCAGCTATCAATCTTTCCATTCAGGGGCAAAAT
This region includes:
- a CDS encoding RND multidrug efflux transporter (Acriflavin resistance protein), which encodes MWHITQLALRSRIITMLLALVIAGASVWAFMGLKVELMPDISLPYTTIVTVYPQATSDVVANEVTAPIEQLVWDEWSAKGLKHVTSTSSVGMSLVMAEFEYGTDMVAVENSLNEGLSKLSLPEAVINFAAMMGADVKNPQIIPINMNILPMVELSLYGDLPPDQLKQIADTQIVPVLAQVEGVLRIDTEGGEKDYIVISPDPEKMNQYGITVAQIAGILGSNYSSLSDVENISLGIDDVKLSDVATVSLSPSPSSAITRTNGRSSVGISVVKTDSANTVDTAKAINAKVVELQGILGDEITITTVFDQSDFINDSIGQLEEKAIVGGVLAVLVVFLFLWAVRASVIAAISIPLSIFFGFLCMNLAGITLNILTLSAMTIAVGRLIDDSIVIIEVIYRRMREGENFKDAAIGGAKEVATPITAATLATVAIFAPLMFVGGIVGEMFIPFGLTVTFAMLASLLVALTLIPVLSKWLIGPKHKIVKAQDNWYQKTYIRALKWTLGHRITVVTAAVVLLIGSAGLIPMIGTSFMSGAFGEETITISISLPNTADLNATDAVTAKVEALLSQNPAVRSFDSTIGTSTTSLAGIMSASQGGGGSNTATITVYLKPDADMEQEVAAISLASQGIEENEFIFINSGSGGGMGGMTGSAINLSIQGQNHEDITKVAAQLMDKLQGVDGIVDLESDLTTVIPSLSITVVPAKLATSGLSEDQIAQLQQEFVLLMNGGPLTGKTITLDNGSYPIYLMGVSNRLSDVEQAKNIKIGFPQSVTLNDVADVAIVELPSHISHTDTVLSATITGTITDKNVGAVNTAVQEQVDALPSHPGVEVVTTGIAEQMGDTFLKMGLAILAAIVIVMLIVILMMRSIRNPLLIMVSIPLAFIGSILALLVSGHTLGVSALMGILMLVGIVLTNAIVLVTMVEQNRKNGLGVKDALLEGGKTRLRPILMTAMTTILAMIPMAISVSSGTVLSAELAVVVIGGMISSTLLTLFVIPALYSLVHRNQKQSAV